One Hordeum vulgare subsp. vulgare chromosome 4H, MorexV3_pseudomolecules_assembly, whole genome shotgun sequence DNA window includes the following coding sequences:
- the LOC123450981 gene encoding auxin-responsive protein SAUR41-like: MLARPHHLPAAPTQETSARRSSRSPSSTRSTSLTYIFIAMARRKKNGGESSASPGASPCYDDEREKVPRGHVPMVTGCGERMVVPVRLLRDPCIAELLDMAAEQYGYGQPGVLRIPCDAGHFRRVVDRALRRAD; this comes from the coding sequence ATGCTGGCTCGGCCTCATCATCTCCCCGCAGCGCCAACGCAAGAAACCAGCGCTCGCCGCAGCTCCAGGTCTCCAAGTTCCACGCGATCGACCAGTCTGACCTATATATTCATCGCCATGGCACGGAGGAAGAAGAACGGCGGCGAGTCGTCGGCGTCGCCCGGTGCCTCGCCGTGCTACGACGACGAGCGCGAGAAGGTCCCGAGAGGGCACGTCCCGATGGTCACCGGCTGCGGCGAGCGCATGGTGGTGCCCGTGAGGCTGCTCCGGGACCCATGCATCGCGGAGCTGCTTGACATGGCGGCGGAGCAGTACGGGTACGGCCAGCCGGGGGTGCTGCGGATCCCATGCGACGCCGGACACTTCCGCCGGGTCGTCGACAGAGCGCTCCGCAGAGCCGACTAG